In one window of Ruminococcus albus AD2013 DNA:
- a CDS encoding histidine phosphatase family protein, giving the protein MRILILRHGEPDYVKDCLTEAGIAQAKLLAERLAGEDIKAFYVSPMGRARETCDITLKKFPESRAEVCDWLHEFDLMWDNPESGKKEMVWDVPPDYWTEIPELYEKDGWYEHPAMKAAGMGERILAVNTGVDEVLAKYGLIRKGRHYEVKQKCDDTIAMFCHFGAMCAVTAHLLNISPMIIWQGFNADFTALTELCTDDRYGSKANFRICTFNDTHHLKEHERTQLSAK; this is encoded by the coding sequence ATGAGGATACTTATTCTCAGGCACGGTGAGCCTGATTATGTTAAGGATTGCCTTACAGAAGCGGGGATCGCACAAGCAAAACTTCTGGCGGAAAGGCTGGCAGGCGAAGATATAAAGGCTTTTTATGTATCGCCTATGGGCAGGGCGCGGGAGACCTGCGATATAACGCTGAAAAAATTTCCCGAAAGCAGAGCGGAAGTCTGCGACTGGCTCCATGAGTTCGACCTTATGTGGGATAATCCCGAGAGCGGCAAAAAGGAAATGGTCTGGGATGTACCACCCGACTACTGGACGGAGATACCCGAGCTTTATGAAAAGGACGGCTGGTATGAGCACCCCGCCATGAAAGCGGCAGGAATGGGCGAGCGTATACTGGCTGTAAACACAGGGGTGGACGAAGTTCTTGCCAAGTACGGTCTTATACGAAAGGGCAGACATTACGAAGTAAAGCAGAAGTGCGATGACACCATAGCGATGTTCTGCCATTTCGGGGCTATGTGCGCAGTGACGGCACATCTGCTGAATATCTCGCCGATGATAATATGGCAGGGTTTCAATGCAGACTTCACTGCATTAACGGAGCTCTGCACCGATGACAGATACGGAAGCAAGGCAAATTTCAGGATATGCACCTTCAATGACACCCATCATCTGAAAGAGCATGAAAGAACACAGCTGAGTGCGAAATAA